The genomic region GCTCGACCGCTCGCATTCGCACGACAACTGCCGGGCCGGCTTGCCGAACTTGAGCAGGAATTGCTCCTCGGGGCCGATCGCACCGTTGCGCGATTTGTCGGTTCGCAAGCCCGGGATCTGCACGGCGCGCAAGCCCGCCGGAAACCCCTTGAAGCGGGACGGCGTGCCGGTCGCCTGGTGCAGCGCGTCGAGCAATGGTTCGGCCGACAAGGCCCGGGCCACCTGGTGCGAGTAATTCAGCTCGTCATCGGCGTTGGTGCTGTTGGTTTCGGACGCCATCTGGTAACTGTGCGAGTTCATGATCAAGCGGATCAGATGCCGCAAGTCGAAGCGGTGCGACTTAAACTCAGCGACCAATGCGTCGAGCAGCTCGGGATGGCTGGCCGGATTGGTGGCTCGGAAGTCGTCGATCGGCTCGACCAGCCCGCGCCCCATCAGGTGGAACCAGATGCGGTTCACTTGCACCGGCGCGAACAGCGGATGGTTCGGCTGGCGAATCCAGTCGGCCAGCGATTCCAGGCGGTCGGCCCCCGAATCGAGCGGCTTCTTCGTGGCCAGCAACTGGGCCGGCACGTCCTTGCCGGTGTCGGGATTCTTGACCTCGCCAGTTTCCGTGACGTAGACGATCTGCTCGCCGTCAAACTCATGTTTGTCGTTGCGGTCATTACGGCGGTTTTCGACGATCTTGTAGTCCACTCGGGCAAAAACGCCTGCCCAGCGGTAGTAATCGTCTTGCGTCCAGTGATCGAACGGGTGGTTGTGACAGCGGGCGCATTGCAGCCGTACGCCCAGGAACACCTGGCCAATCGCCTCGGCGCGGGTGATCGGGTCGCGATGAGCGCGATAGAAATTGGTCGGCGGGTTGCTGTACGTGCTGCCCCGCGCGTCGAGCATGTCGGCCGCGAACTCGTTCAGCGGTTGCCCTTCGGCAATCGCCTGCCGAATCCAATGGTGAAAAGCCTGAACCCCTTTGCGGTCGAGCGTTCGCTCCTCGGCCCGCAGCAAGTCTGCCCACTTCATCGCCCAAAAGTCGGCGAACTCGGGCTCCTCGAGCAATGCGTCGATCAGCCTGGCCCGCTTGTCAGCTGCGGTGTCGGCGGCAAATTGCCCGGCCTCGTCAATCGAGGGTAAACGACCGAGCAGGTCGAGGTAGGCTCGCCGGGCGAACAC from Planctomycetota bacterium harbors:
- a CDS encoding DUF1549 domain-containing protein, producing MSAPRLRHRPLGFARLALLLLTIALMSWTAPAVRAADTVSFERDVMAVLSRTGCNQGACHGNQNGKNGFKLSLRGQSPEIDYRILLREQFNRRVNVEQPEQSLLLLKAIAAVPHGGGARFRPGSLEYNTLRDWIAQGAPSDPADLPKLVGIKVEPRVRFVPANETEVPIRAVAKFADGAERDVTRWAVYTPSTPIVTVSPDGVVTRQQFGETSVLVRYLHQQATARLAFVSEHADFRWPNPPVKNVVDKFVMQKLERLRIAPSQLCTDTVFARRAYLDLLGRLPSIDEAGQFAADTAADKRARLIDALLEEPEFADFWAMKWADLLRAEERTLDRKGVQAFHHWIRQAIAEGQPLNEFAADMLDARGSTYSNPPTNFYRAHRDPITRAEAIGQVFLGVRLQCARCHNHPFDHWTQDDYYRWAGVFARVDYKIVENRRNDRNDKHEFDGEQIVYVTETGEVKNPDTGKDVPAQLLATKKPLDSGADRLESLADWIRQPNHPLFAPVQVNRIWFHLMGRGLVEPIDDFRATNPASHPELLDALVAEFKSHRFDLRHLIRLIMNSHSYQMASETNSTNADDELNYSHQVARALSAEPLLDALHQATGTPSRFKGFPAGLRAVQIPGLRTDKSRNGAIGPEEQFLLKFGKPARQLSCECERSSDVTLGQTFQMVSGGVVNELLTAADNRIARAITDKQSDDQIIDQLFWATLSRPPSAEVRGALASHVAQQKDRRQGLEDVLWSLVNSKEFLLRQ